The following are from one region of the Halolamina litorea genome:
- a CDS encoding ornithine cyclodeaminase family protein: METLLLNSEDVHHNTSMSELIPAIEEAFAAYERGDAKMPAKSYIDLPQYNGDFRSMPAYLDAGDWDAAGIKWVNVHTDNEEQFDLPTVMGTMIYSEPENAFPLSIMDGTELTMQRTGAAAAVATHRLAHPDASSLGIVGAGVQAYTQLEAISEVRDIEEVVVSDLDDARVAAFIDAFEDRFDVREGSISEAGHCDVLSTVTPVRDPIVGPDDVGEHTHINGMGADAEGKHEIADEILQNAKLVIDDYAQCTHSGEINVPWSQGILDDDDIYGEIGEIIVGDKAGRTTEDGVTVFDSTGLAIQDVAAAHVVYEHAEAEGNGTSFDLLGLA, from the coding sequence ATGGAAACGCTGCTTCTCAATAGCGAGGACGTTCACCACAACACCTCGATGTCGGAGCTGATCCCGGCCATCGAGGAGGCCTTTGCCGCCTACGAGCGGGGCGACGCGAAGATGCCCGCGAAGTCCTACATCGACCTGCCCCAGTACAACGGCGACTTCCGATCGATGCCGGCCTACCTCGACGCCGGCGACTGGGACGCCGCCGGGATCAAGTGGGTCAACGTCCACACCGACAACGAGGAGCAGTTCGACCTGCCGACCGTGATGGGGACGATGATCTACTCCGAGCCGGAGAACGCGTTCCCCCTGTCGATCATGGACGGTACCGAACTCACGATGCAGCGCACCGGCGCGGCCGCCGCCGTCGCCACTCACCGACTCGCCCACCCCGACGCCTCCTCGCTCGGGATCGTCGGCGCGGGCGTGCAGGCCTACACCCAACTGGAGGCCATCTCCGAGGTCCGGGATATCGAGGAGGTCGTCGTCTCGGACCTCGACGACGCCCGCGTCGCCGCCTTCATCGATGCCTTCGAGGACCGCTTCGACGTGCGCGAGGGCTCGATCAGCGAGGCCGGCCACTGTGACGTGCTCTCGACGGTCACGCCCGTTCGTGACCCGATCGTCGGCCCCGACGACGTGGGCGAGCACACCCACATCAACGGGATGGGCGCCGACGCCGAGGGGAAACACGAGATCGCCGACGAGATCCTCCAGAACGCGAAGCTGGTCATCGACGACTACGCCCAGTGTACCCACTCCGGCGAGATCAACGTCCCGTGGAGCCAGGGGATCCTCGACGACGACGACATCTACGGCGAGATCGGCGAGATCATCGTCGGCGACAAGGCCGGCCGCACCACCGAGGACGGCGTGACCGTCTTCGACTCGACCGGGCTGGCGATCCAGGACGTCGCCGCCGCCCACGTCGTCTACGAGCACGCCGAGGCCGAGGGGAACGGCACCAGCTTCGACCTGCTCGGACTGGCCTGA
- a CDS encoding 2-amino-3,7-dideoxy-D-threo-hept-6-ulosonate synthase, with protein MTRHTPTDAGRAARLDRLSTDGKILMVPMDHGITLGAVQGLADIESTIDAVTRGGADAVLTQKGIAPRVHPNKNGAGYVVHLNASTSIGPDADDKRVTGTVKEAVQAGADAVSLHLNVGNQHEPKQIEQLAEVTKDAREYGVPVLAMTYARGEGVDSTDPEALGHAVRLGEELGADLVKTGYSGDAESFEHVVESTDLPVLIAGGSKGTNRQTVEMVRGAMDAGASGVSMGRSIFQHEDPEQIAAAVSAVIHDDASVDDALMAGGFEG; from the coding sequence ATGACCCGACACACACCCACCGACGCCGGCAGAGCCGCACGACTCGACCGCCTCTCCACCGACGGGAAGATCCTGATGGTCCCGATGGACCACGGGATCACCCTCGGGGCCGTCCAGGGGCTGGCCGACATCGAATCGACCATCGACGCCGTCACCCGCGGCGGCGCCGACGCCGTCCTGACCCAGAAAGGGATCGCCCCACGCGTCCACCCGAACAAGAACGGCGCGGGCTACGTCGTGCACCTGAACGCCTCGACCAGCATCGGCCCCGACGCCGACGACAAGCGCGTCACCGGGACCGTCAAGGAGGCCGTGCAGGCCGGCGCCGACGCCGTCTCTCTCCACCTCAACGTCGGCAATCAGCACGAACCGAAACAGATCGAGCAACTCGCCGAGGTCACGAAGGACGCACGCGAGTACGGCGTGCCCGTGCTGGCGATGACCTACGCCCGCGGGGAGGGCGTCGACAGCACCGACCCCGAGGCGCTCGGCCACGCGGTCCGACTCGGCGAGGAGCTCGGTGCCGACCTCGTAAAGACGGGCTACTCCGGCGACGCCGAGAGCTTCGAGCACGTCGTCGAGTCGACCGACCTGCCGGTGCTGATCGCCGGCGGCAGCAAGGGGACGAACCGCCAGACCGTCGAGATGGTCCGCGGCGCGATGGACGCCGGCGCGAGCGGCGTCTCGATGGGCCGGAGCATCTTCCAGCACGAGGACCCAGAACAGATCGCGGCGGCGGTGTCAGCCGTGATCCACGACGACGCGAGCGTCGACGACGCACTGATGGCCGGCGGTTTCGAGGGCTGA
- the trpA gene encoding tryptophan synthase subunit alpha, with translation MSRLPEAFATDDPAFIPYLAVGDPDIASSKQYVEALVEGGADCIELGLPFSEPIAEGPTIQKAVVRSLSGGITPEAYFEFVEDLDVDVPLVCMTYYNLLFRYGADSGTKAGEGDYEAPGPRPFVKRAAEVGIDGFVIPDLPAEEADDLRAACDEFDLDLVFIVAPTTTEARLDTIREQVSGYVYVQARMGVTGAQADVSDQTAESLARIADWDVPKAVGFGISSGDHAARVVSAGADGIIVGSALVDIIADGVENDRATADVAGDLREKAHELKQGALRGARESPEAEGQ, from the coding sequence ATGAGCCGACTCCCCGAGGCGTTCGCGACGGACGACCCGGCGTTCATTCCCTATCTCGCCGTCGGCGACCCCGACATCGCGTCCTCGAAGCAGTACGTCGAAGCCCTCGTCGAGGGCGGCGCCGATTGCATCGAACTCGGCCTGCCCTTCTCGGAGCCGATCGCCGAGGGGCCGACGATCCAGAAGGCGGTCGTCCGCTCGCTGTCGGGCGGTATCACCCCCGAGGCGTACTTCGAGTTCGTCGAGGACCTCGACGTGGACGTGCCGCTGGTCTGCATGACCTACTACAACCTCCTGTTCCGCTACGGCGCCGATTCCGGCACCAAGGCGGGCGAGGGCGACTACGAGGCCCCCGGCCCGCGCCCGTTCGTGAAGCGCGCCGCCGAGGTCGGCATCGACGGCTTCGTCATCCCGGACCTGCCCGCCGAGGAGGCCGACGACCTGCGCGCGGCCTGCGACGAGTTCGACCTCGACCTCGTGTTCATCGTCGCGCCGACGACGACCGAGGCCCGCCTCGACACGATCCGCGAGCAGGTCTCGGGCTACGTGTACGTGCAGGCCCGCATGGGCGTCACGGGCGCTCAGGCTGACGTGTCCGACCAGACCGCGGAGAGCCTCGCCCGGATCGCCGACTGGGACGTGCCGAAGGCAGTCGGGTTCGGCATCTCCAGCGGCGACCACGCCGCGCGGGTCGTCTCGGCGGGCGCCGACGGCATCATCGTCGGCTCCGCGCTGGTCGACATCATCGCCGACGGCGTCGAGAACGACCGCGCCACCGCCGACGTGGCCGGCGACCTGCGGGAGAAGGCTCACGAACTGAAGCAGGGGGCGCTGCGTGGCGCCCGTGAATCACCGGAAGCGGAAGGCCAATAG
- the trpB gene encoding tryptophan synthase subunit beta, with protein MSSDSAADGKFGEYGGQYVPEALMPAIEELRDAYERYVLENEDGFVDEFRERLRQFGGRPTPLQHAEHLSERYGREVYLKREDLVHGGAHKLNNALGQVLLAKYMGKERIVAETGAGQHGTATAMAAAHLDMPCEIYMGETDIGRQRPNVFRMRINGAELNPVTAGRGTLKEAISETMRDWATNVDDTHYVVGSVVGPAPFPEMVREFQSVISEEARKQSEEQFGTLPDSVVACAGGGSNTMGAFARFVDDENVSLLAVEAGGSSLAVDEEEGVAPNSASLSTGGQGVLHGARTKVLQDEWGQIVESHSVSAGLDYAGVGPELAYLVDEDRVGAVNVGDDAALEAFHRLSQEEGIIPALESSHALAYLEEQLGPDADPDEGAREALGDRIVVNLSGRGDKDLETVIEETDKRDIPNAPDMSEFAGGL; from the coding sequence ATGAGTTCTGATTCAGCCGCGGACGGGAAGTTCGGGGAGTACGGGGGCCAGTACGTGCCCGAGGCGCTGATGCCCGCAATCGAGGAGCTGCGGGACGCCTACGAGCGCTACGTGCTGGAGAACGAGGACGGCTTCGTGGACGAGTTCCGCGAGCGTCTGCGACAGTTCGGCGGCCGGCCGACGCCGCTCCAGCACGCCGAACACCTCTCGGAACGCTACGGGCGGGAGGTCTACCTCAAACGCGAGGACCTCGTCCACGGCGGCGCCCACAAGCTCAACAACGCGCTGGGGCAGGTGCTGCTGGCGAAGTACATGGGCAAGGAGCGCATCGTCGCCGAGACCGGCGCGGGCCAGCACGGCACCGCGACGGCGATGGCGGCGGCCCACCTCGACATGCCCTGTGAGATCTACATGGGAGAGACCGACATCGGCCGCCAGCGGCCCAACGTCTTCCGCATGCGCATCAACGGCGCCGAGCTCAACCCCGTCACGGCGGGGCGAGGCACCCTCAAGGAGGCCATCAGCGAGACGATGCGGGACTGGGCGACCAACGTCGACGACACCCACTACGTCGTCGGCAGCGTCGTCGGCCCCGCGCCGTTCCCGGAGATGGTTCGGGAGTTCCAGTCGGTCATCAGCGAGGAGGCGCGCAAGCAGTCCGAGGAGCAGTTCGGCACGCTCCCGGACTCGGTCGTCGCCTGTGCCGGCGGCGGCTCGAACACGATGGGCGCGTTCGCGCGGTTCGTCGACGACGAGAACGTGAGCCTGCTGGCCGTCGAGGCCGGGGGCTCCTCGCTCGCCGTCGACGAGGAGGAGGGCGTCGCACCCAACTCCGCCTCGCTCTCGACGGGCGGGCAGGGCGTCCTCCACGGCGCCCGCACGAAGGTGCTACAGGACGAGTGGGGCCAGATCGTCGAGTCCCACTCCGTCTCGGCCGGCCTCGACTACGCCGGTGTCGGGCCCGAACTGGCCTATCTCGTCGACGAGGACCGCGTCGGCGCCGTCAACGTCGGCGACGACGCCGCGCTCGAAGCGTTCCACCGGCTCTCCCAGGAGGAGGGGATCATCCCCGCATTGGAGAGTTCCCACGCGCTGGCGTACCTCGAGGAACAACTCGGCCCCGACGCGGACCCCGACGAGGGTGCCCGCGAGGCGCTCGGCGACCGGATCGTCGTCAACCTCTCCGGTCGCGGCGACAAGGACCTCGAAACCGTCATCGAGGAGACCGACAAGCGCGACATCCCGAACGCGCCGGACATGAGCGAGTTCGCGGGGGGGCTATGA
- the trpC gene encoding indole-3-glycerol phosphate synthase translates to MNSSNEVAPAVQSILDAARERPGGSSRVAVDDARSLPAAFDAAKADGRNPVVAEVKPTSPTTEGTNEGDPVELAREMVAGGAAALSVLTEPEHFGGSVENYERVREAVDVPVLRKDFLLTESQLDAVEADVVLLIARFLGDDLAPMIDAARERGMGVLVEVHSEDEVAAAVDAGAEIIGINNRDLAALETDLGTFEAVAPAVPESATLLAESGISSAAEVRRMREAGADGLLIGTAIMDGDPRENTSDFVNA, encoded by the coding sequence ATGAACAGCAGCAACGAGGTGGCGCCCGCGGTGCAGTCCATCCTCGACGCCGCCCGGGAGCGCCCCGGCGGGTCGTCGCGGGTGGCCGTGGACGACGCTCGGTCGCTCCCGGCGGCCTTCGACGCCGCCAAGGCCGACGGCCGGAACCCGGTCGTCGCCGAGGTCAAGCCCACCAGCCCCACGACGGAGGGGACCAACGAGGGCGACCCGGTCGAACTGGCTCGGGAGATGGTCGCCGGCGGCGCCGCCGCGCTCTCGGTGCTCACCGAACCCGAGCACTTCGGGGGGAGCGTCGAGAACTACGAGCGCGTCCGCGAGGCCGTCGACGTGCCCGTCCTGCGCAAGGACTTCCTCCTGACGGAGTCCCAGTTGGACGCCGTCGAGGCCGACGTGGTGCTGCTGATCGCCCGCTTCCTCGGCGACGACCTGGCGCCGATGATCGACGCCGCCCGGGAGCGCGGGATGGGGGTACTGGTCGAAGTCCACAGCGAGGACGAGGTCGCGGCGGCCGTCGACGCCGGCGCGGAGATCATCGGGATCAACAACCGCGATCTGGCCGCGCTGGAGACCGACCTCGGGACGTTCGAGGCGGTCGCGCCTGCCGTGCCCGAGTCGGCGACGCTGCTCGCGGAATCGGGTATCTCGTCGGCCGCGGAGGTCCGGCGGATGCGCGAGGCGGGCGCCGACGGCCTGCTCATCGGCACCGCTATCATGGACGGCGACCCACGGGAGAACACGAGCGATTTTGTCAACGCATGA
- a CDS encoding methylated-DNA--[protein]-cysteine S-methyltransferase, whose amino-acid sequence MEDAGIYSRESTVLGRPLQIAVASGQVIDVSFPDRVPDDAESDHEILARLFAYLDGERDDFAEVEVAITVPTDQRAVLKAVCQIPYGETGTARQVAMMANLDPDDEDDAQTVRSAIRANPVPILVPDHRVEDVPGATPDDVAATLRDLER is encoded by the coding sequence ATGGAAGACGCCGGTATCTACTCCCGCGAGTCGACGGTCCTCGGCCGCCCCCTCCAGATCGCGGTCGCCAGCGGACAGGTGATCGACGTGTCGTTCCCCGACCGGGTGCCCGACGATGCGGAGTCGGACCACGAGATCCTCGCCCGCCTGTTCGCCTACCTCGACGGCGAGCGCGACGACTTCGCGGAGGTCGAGGTGGCGATAACGGTCCCGACCGACCAGCGTGCGGTGCTCAAGGCGGTCTGCCAGATCCCCTACGGCGAGACCGGCACTGCGCGGCAGGTGGCCATGATGGCGAACCTCGACCCCGACGACGAGGACGACGCCCAGACCGTCAGGAGCGCGATCCGGGCCAACCCGGTCCCGATCCTCGTCCCCGACCACCGCGTCGAGGACGTGCCCGGGGCGACGCCGGACGACGTGGCGGCAACGCTCCGAGACCTCGAGCGGTAG